Proteins from a single region of Macrobrachium nipponense isolate FS-2020 chromosome 11, ASM1510439v2, whole genome shotgun sequence:
- the LOC135208658 gene encoding uncharacterized protein LOC135208658, which produces MCEVDINKFADEDAELADARLYREIVGSLIYIMTATRLDLSYIVNKLSQYMAKPTLTHLTMAKHGTLTLASNPVRHQRSKHIDMKYHFIRSEVQNGGVKLEYVPSEQNVSGVFTKTVARIKFRAFSSA; this is translated from the exons ATGTGTGAAGTTGATATAAATAAATTTGCTGATGAAGATGCTGAACTAGCTGATGCCAGATTGTATAGAGAAATAGTTGgcagtttaatatatattatgacagcAACTAGACTTGATCTCAGTTATATAGTAAATAAGTTGTCACAGTACATGGCAAAACCTACTCTTACTCATTTAACCATGGCAAAGCAT GGTACTCTTACACTTGCTAGCAATCCTGTACGGCATCAGAGGTCCAAGCACATCGATATGAAATATCATTTTATAAGATCAGAAGTACAGAATGGTGGTGTAAAACTTGAGTATGTTCCATCAGAACAGAACGTGTCTGGTGtatttacaaagacagtggctaGAATTAAGTTCAGAGCTTTTTCCAGTGCTTAA